One Edaphobacter bradus DNA window includes the following coding sequences:
- a CDS encoding DMT family transporter, whose protein sequence is MAAHSNQRALGFAACALASSLWGCGFFFGKIALAEMSFAHMVLYRFLFAMIVLVPLLVTHRPGLNRREWGVLAAASFLGVPLQFLFQFYGLSLTTVSHAALMVGTMPVILAVGATLFAHERMDTTGWLALAASTTGAAMIALGGTHLAGAGQATLKGDLLIVFSLAIALFWILFNKQLMERHSPVVVTAYGILLGTLMLVVWVPVRYGMPPVEHVSHKAWLALAASGILCTATTTLLWNWGMTRVPASQAGVLLNMEPLIGSLLGVLVLGEHLGPTARVGGALILAAAITLTTRSKTKVREQLPVT, encoded by the coding sequence ATGGCTGCCCATTCGAACCAGCGTGCTCTTGGCTTTGCCGCTTGCGCGCTGGCAAGCTCGCTGTGGGGGTGCGGCTTCTTCTTCGGCAAGATCGCGCTCGCCGAGATGAGCTTCGCCCACATGGTCCTCTACCGTTTTCTCTTCGCCATGATCGTGCTCGTACCGCTCCTGGTGACGCATCGGCCGGGACTCAACCGGCGCGAGTGGGGAGTGCTGGCGGCGGCGTCGTTTCTCGGTGTGCCGCTGCAGTTTCTCTTCCAGTTCTACGGCCTTTCGCTGACTACGGTCAGTCACGCGGCGTTGATGGTCGGCACGATGCCGGTCATCCTCGCCGTCGGCGCAACACTGTTCGCGCATGAGCGGATGGATACGACTGGCTGGCTCGCGCTGGCGGCTTCAACGACTGGCGCGGCGATGATCGCGCTTGGCGGCACGCACCTCGCAGGAGCGGGGCAGGCCACGCTCAAGGGCGATCTGCTTATTGTTTTTTCGCTCGCGATCGCACTTTTCTGGATCCTCTTCAACAAGCAGCTCATGGAGCGTCACTCCCCTGTCGTCGTTACGGCGTATGGCATTCTGCTCGGAACATTGATGCTGGTGGTCTGGGTTCCTGTGCGCTACGGAATGCCTCCAGTTGAACACGTCTCGCACAAGGCGTGGCTGGCGCTTGCGGCGAGCGGCATTCTCTGCACTGCCACGACGACGCTGCTGTGGAACTGGGGAATGACACGCGTTCCTGCGTCGCAGGCCGGAGTGTTGCTCAACATGGAGCCGCTGATCGGCAGCCTGCTTGGCGTCTTAGTGCTCGGCGAGCACCTCGGCCCGACGGCCCGGGTTGGCGGCGCGCTCATTCTTGCCGCGGCCATTACGCTCACGACGCGCTCGAAGACCAAGGTACGCGAGCAGCTTCCTGTCACCTGA